From Bacillus pumilus, one genomic window encodes:
- a CDS encoding sigma-54 interaction domain-containing protein encodes MQRVLIVGAGHGGSILLETLLKTNMIQIVAIADLDLGAPGMVEAKKNGIDTTTDWKEYIKDDIDIIIETTGSSAVLKELMKEKREHAVIVPSSMAYVISELMSEKHQLIQILKEQTYKHDRIFNATNDGMIFINMDEEVVLFNRSAAKMVGCSQKDAIGRHIREVIPNTKLPDILRSREPEFNQKQFLNQQIQIVTTRLPIIDDAGRMLGALSIFKDITDAVELAEEVTNLKEVRTMLEAIIQSSDEAISVVDEQGKGILINRAYTKMTGLTDKEVVGKPAGADISEGESMHLKVLETRRPVRGVRMKVGPNKKDVIVNVAPVIVDGILKGSVGVIHDVSEIQSLTNELNKARQLIRTLEAKYTFEDIIGESEQMLVALEQAKLGAKTPATILLRGESGTGKELFAHAIHNESDRKYNRFVRVNCAALSETLLESELFGYEEGAFSGARRGGKKGLFEEANHGSIFLDEIGEMTPSTQAKLLRVMQEKEIVRVGGTKAIPVDVRVITATNVNIEKAMAEGKFREDLYYRMNRYPISIPPLRQRLEDIDSLSKRLIQKINLDYGRNVSGLTEGALDRLRSYSWPGNVRELENVLGRAMIFLNPQEEWIDEDHISFMESEEQEEKEQQELAVSQFEGETLSDAVEAFEAQLIKQTLEKHQFNRTKTAKTLGISIRNLYYKMDKYQLAKDSMQ; translated from the coding sequence ATGCAGAGAGTCTTGATTGTCGGTGCAGGACACGGTGGATCAATATTGCTTGAAACATTGCTGAAAACAAATATGATTCAAATCGTTGCGATCGCCGACCTTGATCTTGGGGCACCGGGGATGGTAGAAGCGAAAAAGAATGGAATCGATACGACAACGGATTGGAAAGAATACATAAAAGATGACATTGATATCATCATTGAAACAACGGGCAGTTCAGCTGTGCTTAAAGAACTGATGAAAGAAAAACGAGAGCATGCTGTCATTGTTCCGAGTTCGATGGCATACGTCATATCAGAATTAATGTCAGAAAAGCATCAGCTCATTCAAATATTAAAGGAACAAACCTATAAACATGACCGCATTTTTAATGCAACGAACGATGGCATGATTTTTATTAATATGGATGAAGAAGTCGTCCTATTTAATCGGTCGGCTGCCAAAATGGTTGGATGTTCGCAAAAAGATGCGATTGGCCGTCACATACGTGAAGTCATTCCAAACACAAAGCTTCCCGATATTTTAAGATCGAGGGAGCCTGAATTTAATCAAAAACAATTTCTGAATCAGCAAATACAAATTGTCACAACGCGTTTGCCAATTATTGATGACGCAGGAAGAATGCTGGGCGCTTTATCGATCTTCAAAGATATTACAGATGCGGTGGAGCTTGCGGAGGAAGTCACAAACCTCAAAGAAGTGCGGACAATGCTTGAGGCCATTATTCAATCATCGGATGAAGCGATATCCGTCGTAGATGAGCAGGGGAAAGGAATTTTAATCAACCGAGCTTACACGAAAATGACGGGGTTAACAGACAAAGAAGTTGTGGGCAAACCAGCAGGTGCGGATATTTCTGAAGGCGAAAGCATGCATTTGAAGGTGCTTGAAACGAGAAGGCCGGTTCGAGGCGTTAGAATGAAAGTCGGACCAAATAAGAAGGATGTGATCGTCAACGTAGCGCCAGTGATCGTTGATGGCATTCTAAAAGGCAGTGTCGGCGTCATTCATGACGTATCAGAAATTCAATCACTCACCAATGAATTGAATAAAGCAAGACAGCTCATCCGTACACTTGAAGCAAAGTACACTTTTGAAGACATTATTGGAGAAAGTGAGCAAATGCTTGTGGCACTTGAGCAGGCAAAGCTAGGGGCAAAAACACCAGCCACCATTTTACTCAGGGGAGAATCAGGTACTGGGAAAGAGCTGTTCGCGCACGCTATACACAATGAAAGTGACCGGAAATATAATCGCTTTGTAAGAGTCAACTGTGCGGCCTTATCGGAAACCCTTTTAGAGTCAGAGCTTTTTGGCTACGAGGAAGGAGCGTTTTCTGGTGCAAGGCGCGGCGGTAAAAAAGGGCTGTTTGAAGAGGCAAATCACGGCAGTATTTTTTTGGATGAAATTGGTGAAATGACGCCAAGTACACAAGCGAAATTATTACGCGTCATGCAGGAGAAAGAAATTGTCAGAGTAGGCGGAACTAAAGCCATCCCTGTTGATGTACGTGTGATCACCGCAACAAATGTCAATATTGAAAAAGCGATGGCGGAAGGAAAATTCAGAGAGGACTTATATTATCGCATGAACAGATATCCGATCTCTATTCCGCCGCTAAGGCAGCGCCTTGAAGATATTGACTCCTTAAGCAAACGTCTCATCCAGAAGATCAATTTAGACTATGGACGAAATGTGAGCGGCTTAACGGAAGGGGCGCTCGATAGACTTCGATCCTACAGCTGGCCTGGAAACGTAAGAGAACTGGAAAATGTCCTTGGACGAGCCATGATCTTTTTGAACCCGCAAGAAGAATGGATCGATGAAGATCATATTTCCTTCATGGAGTCAGAAGAGCAGGAAGAAAAAGAGCAGCAGGAACTGGCTGTCAGTCAATTTGAGGGAGAGACACTTTCGGATGCTGTTGAGGCATTTGAAGCGCAGCTGATTAAACAAACCCTTGAAAAGCATCAATTCAACCGCACGAAAACAGCGAAAACGTTAGGGATTAGCATTCGAAACCTTTACTATAAAATGGATAAATATCAACTTGCAAAAGATAGCATGCAATAA
- a CDS encoding DUF2627 domain-containing protein, translating to MGRILALVIILIPGALAALGIKLLRDTVFGIIIAPFPFLWLQGIAGLLFLGGGLYVVAGFILYRDRKRNKVTTRFKQR from the coding sequence ATGGGGAGAATACTTGCATTAGTGATTATTTTAATACCTGGCGCGCTTGCTGCACTTGGGATTAAGCTGCTGCGTGACACGGTTTTCGGCATCATCATTGCACCATTTCCATTTTTATGGCTGCAAGGAATTGCAGGGTTATTATTTTTAGGAGGAGGTCTTTATGTAGTCGCTGGCTTTATTTTATATAGAGACCGCAAACGCAATAAAGTGACCACCCGCTTTAAGCAGAGATAG
- a CDS encoding glycerophosphodiester phosphodiesterase has product MTKIFAHRGFKGIYPENTMIAFEQALHSGADGIELDVQLTKDGKLAVIHDEKLNRTTNMKGLVKDHTYEELKAGDASHSFYEETGAVSIPLLDEVLELVTQQSSLIINIELKNSIYRYPGIEEKVKEQIEHFQIEDRVLVSSFHHGSLALFHKLMPHVELAVLTMDVIHQPEMYLKTVPARGYHPNIKGAGVTKEVVSALRAAQQVIRPFTVNSEKQMKSMFSLGVDGIFTDFPDRAVKIREEMK; this is encoded by the coding sequence ATGACGAAAATTTTTGCACACCGAGGTTTTAAAGGAATCTACCCTGAAAATACCATGATAGCCTTTGAGCAAGCACTCCATTCTGGAGCTGACGGAATTGAGCTCGATGTTCAGCTGACGAAAGATGGCAAGCTTGCTGTCATTCACGATGAGAAGCTGAACAGAACAACGAATATGAAGGGATTAGTGAAAGACCATACATATGAAGAGTTAAAAGCAGGAGATGCGAGTCATTCTTTCTATGAAGAAACCGGTGCTGTATCCATTCCTCTTTTAGACGAAGTATTGGAGCTAGTGACGCAGCAATCATCACTCATCATCAATATTGAACTGAAAAATTCCATTTATCGATATCCTGGTATTGAAGAGAAAGTAAAGGAGCAAATTGAACACTTTCAAATAGAAGATCGTGTACTTGTCTCATCGTTTCATCATGGGAGTTTAGCTCTTTTTCACAAGCTGATGCCGCATGTTGAGCTTGCTGTTCTCACAATGGATGTGATTCATCAGCCGGAGATGTACTTAAAAACAGTGCCTGCAAGAGGTTATCATCCGAATATAAAGGGAGCAGGGGTGACAAAAGAAGTCGTGTCGGCTCTCCGTGCCGCTCAGCAAGTGATCAGGCCGTTTACGGTAAACAGTGAAAAGCAGATGAAAAGCATGTTTTCCTTAGGTGTCGATGGAATTTTCACTGATTTTCCTGACAGAGCCGTCAAAATAAGAGAAGAAATGAAATAA
- a CDS encoding Rap family tetratricopeptide repeat protein produces the protein MGKLKIHSAEVANEISKWTRVISQNDLEKSAVYKEKIQNLLKNTDEDREVLLYYQLVNGRHEMLLGNIEKANHIMKSVGTLDEKADDIINFYFYFYKGQYAAYVKKYDEAISFYKIAEQRLKRVNEDLEVGTFHHKVASIYYELKQNFISINHIKKAIDTFKAHEEYTAQAIDSLILHASNCIDLFQFEEAEEKYQEALEKSKRINNEVLIGKCYHNLAVLYYAKPDYEKSAQYAKKGMGIQIHRDNSHYYIQSLYVLANALVHLGDQEAKEYIKEGIQYSCDIQNNEYIVKFEILDLMCENSGAADVFSEKLDYIEKNRLYVELEDLSEQISKYFKERNDYQNAIRFLEKKFDAQILQKKVEVIL, from the coding sequence ATGGGAAAGCTGAAAATCCACTCTGCTGAGGTAGCGAACGAAATTAGCAAGTGGACGAGGGTCATTTCTCAGAATGACCTAGAAAAATCTGCTGTCTATAAAGAGAAAATTCAGAATTTGCTAAAAAATACAGATGAAGACCGTGAAGTTCTCCTTTATTATCAGCTTGTTAATGGCAGACATGAAATGTTACTTGGAAATATTGAAAAAGCCAATCACATTATGAAGAGTGTCGGAACGCTCGATGAGAAAGCAGATGACATTATTAATTTTTATTTTTACTTTTACAAAGGCCAATATGCTGCATATGTGAAAAAGTATGATGAAGCCATCAGTTTTTATAAAATTGCAGAACAGCGCCTAAAACGTGTGAATGAAGACCTGGAAGTAGGAACTTTTCACCATAAGGTTGCTTCAATCTATTACGAACTGAAACAAAATTTCATATCCATTAATCATATCAAAAAAGCCATCGATACGTTCAAAGCGCATGAAGAGTATACAGCGCAGGCGATTGACAGTTTGATTTTACATGCAAGTAATTGTATTGATTTGTTTCAATTTGAAGAGGCAGAAGAAAAATACCAAGAAGCACTTGAGAAAAGTAAACGCATTAACAATGAAGTGCTGATTGGGAAATGCTATCACAATTTAGCCGTTCTTTATTATGCGAAGCCTGATTATGAAAAAAGCGCACAATATGCCAAAAAAGGGATGGGCATTCAAATTCACCGTGACAATAGCCATTATTACATCCAATCTTTATATGTTCTGGCAAATGCCTTGGTTCATCTAGGAGATCAAGAGGCGAAGGAATATATTAAAGAGGGTATTCAGTATAGCTGTGATATCCAAAATAATGAATATATAGTAAAATTTGAAATTTTGGATTTGATGTGCGAAAATAGTGGAGCAGCAGACGTATTCTCTGAAAAATTAGACTACATAGAAAAAAATAGATTATATGTGGAGCTTGAGGATTTGTCTGAACAAATATCGAAATACTTCAAGGAACGAAATGACTATCAAAACGCCATTCGTTTTCTTGAAAAGAAATTCGATGCACAAATACTTCAAAAGAAAGTGGAGGTTATCTTATGA
- the spo0A gene encoding sporulation transcription factor Spo0A yields the protein MEKIKVCVADDNRELVGLLTEYIEGQEDMEVLGVAYNGQECLTLFKDKEPDVLLLDIIMPHLDGLAVLERLRENNDMTKQPSVIMLTAFGQEDVTKKAVDLGASYFILKPFDMENLVGHIRQVSGNGTQVTHRSSSIQNSVLRNKPEPKRKNLDASITTIIHEIGVPAHIKGYLYLREAISMVYNDIELLGSITKVLYPDIAKKFNTTASRVERAIRHAIEVAWSRGNIDSISSLFGYTVSMSKAKPTNSEFIAMVADRLRLEHRAS from the coding sequence GTGGAGAAAATTAAAGTGTGTGTAGCTGATGACAATCGAGAGCTTGTTGGCCTTTTGACAGAGTATATTGAGGGACAGGAAGATATGGAAGTACTTGGCGTGGCGTATAATGGCCAGGAATGTCTGACATTATTTAAAGATAAAGAGCCCGACGTTCTCCTCTTAGATATTATCATGCCTCATTTAGACGGTCTTGCTGTACTGGAGCGCCTCCGTGAAAACAATGACATGACCAAACAGCCAAGTGTGATTATGCTAACGGCGTTCGGTCAAGAAGATGTCACGAAAAAAGCAGTTGATTTGGGCGCATCCTATTTCATCTTAAAGCCATTTGATATGGAAAACCTAGTCGGTCATATTCGTCAAGTCAGTGGAAACGGCACACAAGTCACCCATCGATCTTCATCTATCCAAAACAGTGTCCTTCGGAACAAACCTGAACCGAAACGTAAAAACTTAGATGCGAGCATTACGACGATTATTCATGAGATTGGCGTACCCGCTCATATTAAAGGATATTTATACTTAAGAGAAGCGATTTCGATGGTGTACAATGACATTGAGCTTCTCGGAAGCATCACAAAAGTGTTGTACCCAGACATCGCGAAGAAATTTAACACGACTGCCAGCAGGGTAGAACGAGCGATTCGCCATGCGATTGAAGTTGCTTGGAGCAGAGGAAACATCGATTCCATTTCTTCACTCTTTGGTTATACAGTCAGCATGTCTAAAGCGAAACCAACCAATTCTGAATTTATCGCGATGGTAGCTGATCGTCTGCGCTTAGAGCATAGAGCTAGCTAG
- the spoIVB gene encoding SpoIVB peptidase encodes MPEKMRKAIGVILLVSLISTGFMSIVKEYISIPTNVAVFEKQKHSIDTSIEASANASSQAFSLSEKKNQLEVTGQKAGKAEIVYDFKGFPIKKTKVDVLPELKVVPGGQSIGVKLHSVGVLVVGFHQITTADGKKSPGEAAGIQSGDMIIEINGQKMEKMNDLTPFIQKAGKTGETLRLLIKRDHKTFQTTLTPAKDASEGTYRIGLYIRDSAAGIGTMTFFEPSSKKYGALGHVISDMDTKKPIVVNNGEIVRSTVTSIEKGTGGNPGEKLARFSSERKTIGDISRNSPFGIFGTLTEKLENHVSDKPLPVALSNEVKEGPAEILTVVDHDKVEKFDIKIVSTTPQKFPATKGMVLKITDERLLSKTGGIVQGMSGSPIIQNGKVIGAVTHVFVNDPTSGYGVHIEWMLSEAGIDLYQKNKKAS; translated from the coding sequence ATGCCCGAAAAGATGAGAAAAGCCATTGGTGTGATTCTCCTTGTTTCTTTAATAAGTACAGGGTTTATGAGCATAGTGAAGGAATACATCAGCATTCCAACAAATGTTGCTGTATTTGAAAAACAGAAGCACTCAATTGACACATCAATAGAAGCGTCAGCCAATGCTTCTTCACAAGCCTTTAGTCTTTCAGAGAAAAAGAATCAGCTTGAAGTGACAGGACAAAAGGCGGGAAAAGCCGAAATTGTTTATGATTTTAAAGGATTTCCTATTAAGAAAACAAAAGTCGACGTTCTCCCTGAATTAAAAGTCGTTCCTGGAGGACAATCCATTGGCGTCAAGCTCCACTCAGTAGGAGTTCTCGTTGTAGGTTTTCATCAAATCACAACAGCAGACGGCAAAAAATCACCAGGCGAAGCCGCAGGCATTCAATCAGGGGATATGATCATTGAAATCAATGGTCAAAAGATGGAGAAAATGAATGACCTCACCCCATTTATCCAGAAAGCAGGAAAAACAGGTGAAACGCTTCGTTTACTCATAAAAAGAGACCATAAAACCTTTCAAACAACATTAACACCCGCAAAAGATGCAAGTGAAGGCACCTATCGAATTGGTCTTTACATTCGAGATTCCGCAGCAGGAATCGGCACGATGACCTTCTTTGAACCATCTTCTAAAAAATATGGTGCCCTTGGGCATGTGATTTCTGACATGGATACAAAAAAACCAATCGTTGTCAACAATGGTGAAATTGTCAGATCAACCGTGACATCAATTGAAAAAGGCACAGGAGGCAATCCTGGAGAAAAATTGGCGAGATTCTCTTCCGAACGAAAAACGATAGGGGATATCTCCCGCAACAGCCCATTTGGTATCTTTGGTACGTTAACCGAAAAGCTTGAAAATCATGTATCAGACAAACCGCTTCCAGTCGCTTTATCAAATGAAGTAAAAGAAGGTCCAGCAGAAATTTTAACCGTTGTGGATCATGATAAAGTGGAGAAGTTTGATATTAAAATCGTCAGCACGACACCGCAGAAATTCCCGGCAACAAAAGGGATGGTATTGAAGATAACAGATGAACGTCTTTTAAGTAAAACGGGCGGTATCGTCCAAGGCATGAGCGGAAGCCCCATCATCCAAAACGGAAAGGTCATTGGAGCGGTCACACACGTATTTGTCAATGATCCGACAAGCGGGTACGGCGTACACATTGAATGGATGCTGTCAGAAGCAGGAATCGATCTTTATCAAAAAAACAAAAAAGCAAGCTGA